One Pieris napi chromosome Z, ilPieNapi1.2, whole genome shotgun sequence DNA window includes the following coding sequences:
- the LOC125062594 gene encoding probable NADH dehydrogenase [ubiquinone] 1 alpha subcomplex subunit 12, producing the protein MVFQYLAFDKLARLLKVIVHNGGPIGSIFKLWRTDTLKEGRLVGTDAFGNNYFENPYYMISRCRWVEFNPKVKWDYDASQVTAEWFGWLHYKTDRLPSQDCAKYLLMSSPWTRKWLLPHEENLTMTEKAYKPYSTTRPYIYVWDGRISPYQLHHNPQEAENKL; encoded by the exons ATGGTTTTTCAATACCTAGCCTTTGATAAATTGGCTCGTCTATTAAAAGTAATCGTCCATAACGGAGGTCCTATTGGGAGTATTTTCAAACTTTGGCGAACTGATACGTTGAAG GAAGGTAGACTCGTGGGCACCGACGCTTTCGGGAATAATTACTTTGAAAATCCTTACTACATGATCTCTCGCTGTCGTTGGGTGGAGTTTAACCCCAAGGTCAAATGGGATTATGACGCCAGTCAA GTGACAGCCGAGTGGTTCGGATGGCTTCACTACAAAACTGATCGTTTGCCTAGTCAAGATTGTGCGAAATATTTGCTAATGAGCTCCCCTTGGACCAGAAAGTGGCTCTTGCCGCATGAGGAAAATCTGACGATGACAGAAAAAGCGTATAAACCCTATTCTACAACAAGGccatatatttatgtttgggATG GTAGAATATCACCGTACCAGCTACATCACAACCCACAAGAAGCCGAGAACAAACTATGA